CGCTATCGAAACTTGGTGGAACGGATAAATCGCTCTCAGATAGTGGGAATTGGCAGACAAAAAGTATTGCGTTGAAACATCGAAGAAATCGTTTATTTGGCTTTGTCCGTATGCAAAGAAATTGAACAGGGTTATTTATTGTCGATAGATTTTTATTCTCAGGCGTAAGAAAATTATTTTCAGGCGTGAGTTTTTTATTCTTAGGCGTAAGATTTATAGTTCATGATGATGCTTTTAAAACATGGAGGTTTTTTCAGAAAAGATGGTTACGTTTTCAGAAAAGATGGCGGAGTTTTCAGAAAAGATGGTGACGTTTTTTAAAAACGTGGTGGCAGTTGGCCATTTACTGAATGGACTTACGGTTCCCGAGGTTATTACTTCAACCGATTGGTGACCTTTCCTGGATGGGTTTACGTTTTCTGTTGTTATAACTAGAACCGATTGGCAATACAATTCTTATTCCTAAGCCGACTTGTCAGTAAATGTGTTATTTCTGGATTCGGTTTACATGAGTTCTGGTACAAACGACAAAGGGGCTGTCTTGTAGTAAGACAGCCCCTTTGCTTATTGATTTATCTATTCAGTCCGGTGGATTACATGCCGTAGCTTAATCCGTGGATTGTTTCGAATACGATGCTGGCGATACCCAGTCCCAGAATACCAAGCAGGCAGATAGCCAAGCTTACACGGGTAAAGTTGTCGCTCTTGAATGGCGCAATCGGAGTTTCGTTCTTGTTGATGTACATTGCTTTTACAACTAACAGATAGTAATACAGAGAGACTACCGTGTTAACCAATGCAATGAATACCAACAGCTGGAATCCTGCCTGGAATGCAGCCATGAAGATGAAGAACTTGCTGAAGAACCCTGCAAACGGAGGGATACCAGCCAGTGAGAAGATAGCCAGTGTCATGATGAAGGCCAGCTTCGGATTGGTTTGATACAATCCGTTGTAGTCGTTCATTTCCACCTTGTCGCTTCTTTGCTCAATGATTGATATGATACCGAATGCTGCCAAGTTAGCCACTACATACACCAGTACGTAGTAAACCAGCGAAGACATACCCAGCGTGTTTCCACCGATAACACCCAGCATGATGTATCCGGCCTGTGATACAGAAGAGAACGCCAGGAAGCGTTTCATGTTCTGCTGACGGATAGCAAACAAGTTGGCCAGTGTGATGGTGATGATGATAATCCAGTAAAGGATAGTTTGCCATTCTACCATCATTGGTCCGAATACCTTGGTCAGGATGGTGAGCAGCACGAATGCAGCCGAACCTTTAGACACAACCGATAGGTATGAAGTAACGGTGGTAGGAGCACCCTGATAAACGTCGGCTGTCCACAAGTGGAACGGAACCAGCGAAATCTTGAATCCCATACCGGTGAAGAAGAACACCAATGCCATAATCTGCATCAGGCTTCCGTTCAGCACAGAAGGTATATCGTTGAAGTAAAGTGTTCCGCAAGAACCGTAGATCATGGAAAGACCAAACATCAACAGTCCCGAAGAGAACATTGCAGTAAGGATATACTTGGCACCTGCCTCGGCAGAGTGGTGTCTGTACTTATCGAAAGCAACCAGAGCAGCCATCGGGATAGAAGCAGTTTCAAGTCCGATGAAGAACATCAGGAAGTTGCCTGCTCCAATCATGAAGTACATACCCAGCAGTGTAGAGAGGGTGAGTACATAGAATTCACCTTGCTTGATGTTTGTATCTTCACGTTTCAGCCAGGTGTTTGCCTGCATAAACACAATCAGAGTACCAAAAGAGAGAACGCTCTTTACGATGGTCATTATCGGGGTGTAGTAATACATTCCTCCGAACATTTCCGCCGGTTGAGAGGGGAACAGGTTAATCAGTGTATGAACGCCGAGTAACAAACAAGCTGTCAAAGAGAAGTGTTTGCGTGCCTTTTCTCCTGCCAACAAATCGAACAGGAGTAAAATAACAATAACCGCAATGAGCGACAGCTCCTCTTTCATATATAGAAATTGACTATAATCCATTTTTATCAGATTTTAATTCGTTATAAATTGGTTAGAGCATTTACTACCGGCATTACACTATCACTAATCATATTGCTGATCCAGAGAGGAGCGATACCCAGTCCGGCAACAGCTACAATCAGACAGATTACAGAGAATCTCTCATCCCAGGTAGCATCTGTCAGTTTCAGGTGTTCCGGGTTCTCAGGTGTACCATACAGGATTTTTCCAACCAGACGCAGGATATAAACCGCTGTGATTACAATTGAAGTTGTAGCAATAATTGTGATTACACGGTGGAACGTATCTGTGTGCTGGAATGAACCTACGAAGATAGTCATTTCGGCAACGAAACCGCTTAAGCCTGGCAGACCCAGGTTGGCGAGACCGGCGATTACATAGCAAACTGAAAGGAAAGGCATGATTTTCATCAAACCGCTCAATTCACGAATATCACGAGTGTGAGTACGGCCGTAGATCATACCGATCAAGGCAAAGAAGAGGGCTGTCATCAAACCGTGTGACAACATCTGGATAACGGCACCGGTGGTTGCAGTCTGGTTTACCATCAGGATGGCGAAAAGTACCAATCCGCAATGGCTTACTGAAGAGTAAGCGTTGATGTATTTCAAGTCCTTCTGAACAATAGCGCTGAATGCACCGTAAACCACACTGATTGAAGTCAGGATGAGGAAGATCCAACCCAACTGGTTGGCAGCTTCCGGCATCAGGTACATGGCTACGCGGAAACATCCGTAACCTCCCAGTTTCATCAATACTCCGGCGTGAAGCATAGATACAGCTGTAGGCGCTGAAGCGTGACCGTCGGGAGACCATGTGTGGAATGGGAAGAGGGCACCCAGAACCCCGAAACCTAAGAAGGTAAGCGGGAAGAAGATTAATTGCTGGCCAACCGGAATGTTGTGCAACTGAGCAATCTCAAGGATGTTCATGGTAGTAGCACCCGAACCGAAGTAGATACCGAAGATACCTACCATCAGCATAGCCGAAGCACCCATCAACATCAGGGTAAGCTTCATGGCCGAGTACTCTTTCTTACCGCTACCCCATACACCGATAAGCAGGTACATAGGGATAAGCGCTATTTCGTAGAACATGAACATGGTAAACAGGTCGATGATGATAAAGAACCCGAATACTCCCAGCGAGAGCAGACAGAACCAGAGGAAGTATTCCTTGGTTTGCACGTTCATTTGCCAGGAAGCAAATGTTCCGGTGAATACAATGATACCCGACAGCAGCAGCATGGCTACTGAGATGCCGTCTACACCCAGAGAGAATTTTATATTAAGTGGAGCATACCACGTCCAGTCTGATCTGAAAAGCATTTCTGCAGTATTGCCGGCACCGCGTTCTGCAAGATATAAGTAGGTAAGAACACCTGCCAGTATCAGCAGCAAGCTGGAACCTGCTACCATCACACCTCTGATTTGTTTGATGTTCCGGCTCATCCATAGCCCAAGCATCATTAAGAGAGGGACGATTACGAATAATATTAAAAAGTTCATATCTATTCTGTTTTATATTTAGATAAATAGAAGTAGTAATCCTATAATAATAACCAATGCACCGATAAGGAACACATAAGCGTATTGCTGAACTCGTCCCGACTGGAAGCCGCGGATAGAGAAAGATGCTTCCTGTGTACTCCATGCAAGGAAGTTCATGAATCCGTCAACTACGTGGCGGTCGAACCAAGCAATAGGAGTAGAGATGCAACGGAAGATAATCTTATGGGTGATAAACATCCAAACTTCATCAATATAGAAACGGTGAGTAGCTGCAGTATGTAAACTACGGAACTTCTTACCCAGCATATCGGGAATTGGTTGTTCTTCCTTACGGTAGAAAATGGTAGCAATGATGATTGAAATCACGGCAACACATACGCTGATTGAAGCTACAACAATATCCAAGTGGATGTGGTATGCTTCACCGTTGCTGCTTACAAGAGTTCCGAATGGAATGAAACCGGCAACTACTGTAACAGCAGCCAGGAACATCAATGGGAACGACATAGTAAGCGGAGATTCGTGTGGTGTATGTTCGTGCTTGTGTTCTTTACCCCAGAAAATGTTGTAGTATAGACGGAACATATAGAATGCGGTAAGACCGGCTACGAATGTCATCAACCAGCCAATCATTGAGCTGTATTTGAATGCAGCAGCCAGGATTTCGTCCTTACTGAAGAATCCGGAGAACGGAGGGATACCTGCAATAGCCAAACACGCAATCAGGAAAGTGATGTGTGTGATGGGCATGTATTTGCGAAGTCCACCCATGTCGCTCATTTCATTGCTGTGAACAGCGTGGATAATGGAACCTGCTCCAAGGAACAATAAAGCCTTGAACATAGCGTGTGTAAAGAGGTGGAACATGGAAGCCATGTAACCCAGACCTTCGTGAGCATCTTTTCCGGTACAAACACCCAGTGCCACGATCATGAAACCAATCTGAGAGATGGTTGAGAAGGCAAGCACACGTTTGATATCTGTTTGCACACAAGCAATCACTGCCGAGAAGAGTGCTGTGAAAGCACCGATATAGGCAATTCCTGCAAGTACATCAGGAGCATAATCAATAAACAGCGGGAACATTCTAGCCACTAAGTAAACACCGGCAACAACCATGGTTGCAGCATGGATAAGGGCAGACACAGGAGTTGGACCTTCCATTGCATCGGGCAACCAGATGTGGAACGGGAACATGGCACTCTTACCGGCACCACCCATAAACATCAGACCTAATCCCCAGGCAATTACGCTACCTCCAAGGAATGTTTGTCCGGCTGCGCTCTGCAGTACAGAGGTGCAGCTGCCGTTCATCAGTTCGGTGAAGCTGAAGGTGTTGCTGAAGAAAGAAAGAACCAAGATACCGGCCAGGAAGCCAAGGTCGGCAAAACGAGTTACGATAAACGCCTTTTTAGAAGCGGCAACCGCACTTGGCTTTGTGAAATAGAACCCGATTAACAGGTAAGAAGATACACCCACAAGCTCCCAGAAGATATACATCTGGAAAATGTTGGTTGCCAGCACAAGTCCCATCATTGAGAAGGTGAAGAGTGACAGGAACGCGTAGTAGCGTTGGAAGCCCTTTTCACCTTTCATGTAACCCATACTATAGATATGTACCATGAAAGATACGGTAGATACAACCACCAGCATCATTACAGAGATAGGGTCCAGTAAGATACCCAGGTCAATGTGCAGATGTTCGGTAAGGCGAAGCCATTCCATATTCAATGGAACCAGCGTCTCGAATACTCCATTCACACGCGGAGCAGTAAAATACTGAAATGCGGTGATGTAAGATATTACAGCAACAGTACCCAGGGATATTGTTCCGCATAGTCCTGCTACACTCGGCTTAAGCTTATGTCCCGCCAATCCTAAGAAAAGGAACATCAGCACCGGAAGCAGTAAAATAAATATTGTAAATTCCATAATGTCTCTTTTTTAATGTTTCATTTCCTCGAGGTCCTTCACTTGAATACTCCGTACGTTACGGTAGATATTGATGATAATCGCGATGGCGATAGCTGTTTCGGCTGCTGCAATCGCAATAGCAAAGAGTGCGAAGAAGTGACCTTCCAGCTGTTCCGGGAACAAGTAACGGTTAAATACTGCAAAGTTAATGTCTGTCGCGTTCAGTATAAGCTCTACTGAGATAAGCATGGCCAGCGTGTTTTTGCGGGTCAGGAATCCGAAGACACCGGCAAAGAGCATGATGGTGCTTATTATTAAATAATATTCTACTTGTATTTCCATTCTCTTTTATCTTTTACGTGCGATTAATAAACCTCCGATGATACAAGCCAGCAGGAAGACACTGATTGCTTCGAACGGCAACAAGTATTGGAACTTGCCACTGCCCATCAATGCTTCGCCAATCACTGTCATCGGCAATTCTCCGGCTTCGGCCGAAGCGGTTGGAACGAACCCGTGAGTAAGCAGGATAAACAATACGATGGCTGCACCGGCTACGGCTGTAACCAGACTGGCCACCACCTTACTCATTTTCAGCTTCTTGTTCATACTCTGGTCAGAGTTGGTAAGAAGAATCGAGAAGACATACAAGACGACAATACCGCCTGCATAGACCATTAACTGTACGGCTCCCAGGAACGTATAGTCCAATAGGAAATAGATAGCTGCTGTACCAAAAAGAACGAACAGCAGATAAGTGGCTGAGCGTAGAATTTTACTGGTGGTAACTGTCAGCACCGAGAATACGGTGATGAAGATTGCCACAACGAAAAATACTACTTGGTTAAGTGTAATATCCATAATCATTTACTTTTTTTCTACTGTTGAACCTTCGTTGACAGGTTTCTTTTTTTCAATTACTGATGAACCTTCGTTATTAAGTTGCTTTATCAGCTTGCTGCGTGTATAAACAGCATGTTCAAAAGAATTATCAAACTTAATGGCGTCGTGAGGACATGCGGTTACGCAAAGCTGACAGAACATGCAGCTTCCCAGGTCGTATTGATATTTAACTAATACTTTTTTCTTCTTACCCTCTTCGTCGGTAACCATTTCCGAAGTAATTTCGATTGTTCCGTTGGGGCAAGCCATCTGACAAAGTCCACAAGCCACGCACTTATGCTGGTTGTTTTCGTTATGAGGCATTACCAACGTACCGCGGAAGCGTTCCGAGATTTCGAGGGTAGCCCGGTTCTCAGGGTATTGCTCGGTAGTCTTCTTGCGGAAGAATACTGTAATGGTGGTCTTCATACCTATCAGCAAGGTTTTGATGCCGCCAAACAGAGAGCATATATATTGATTAAAACTATTCATATCTTGCTATTAATTAAAAGTGTAATCCAAATACAACAATGAGTACCATCAAGAACAGGTTGAGCAAACTGATTGGCACCAAAAATTTCCATTCCAGTCTCAGAATCTGGTCAATACGCAGACGTGGGAAAGTCCACTTAATCCACATAAGCAGGAAGACTACAAAGAAGGCTTTTGCAAAGAACCATACAAATCCGGGAATGTAATCCATGATGGCATTGAATCCGTCAAGACCGGAGATGTGGAACGGCATCCATCCTCCCAGGAAGACAGTGGCTGCTACACCCGATACAATGAAGAGGTTCAAGTACTCGGCCAAGTAGAAGAATCCGAAGTGCATACCCGAATATTCTGTGTGATATCCGGCTGTAAGCTCCGATTCAGCTTCCGGCAAGTCGAAAGGACCACGGTTGGTTTCGGCATTACCTGCAATCAGGTAGATAATGAATGCAATCAACGCAGGAATGTGTCCTTTGAAGATATTCCATCCGTCGGCCTGGTTTGCTACGATTTCAGAGAACGACATGGTTCCTGTAAGCACAACCATTGTAAGGATAGAAAGACCGATTGAAAGTTCGTAGCTGATAATCTGTGCACCACTACGCATTGCACCAATCAGCGTGAATTTACTATTACTACTCCAACCTGCCAGCAAGATACCTACAACTCCGATTGAAGATGCGGCCATCAGGAAGAATACACCGATGTTAAAGTCGATAACTTCCATTCCTTTGTTGATAGGAAGACAGGCAAATGAAAGGATTGAAGCAAGGATAACCAGGTAAGGAGCCAGGCTGTAAAGCAGGCGGTCTGAGAATTTCAGAGTAATGATTTCCTTGATCAACATTTTAAATACGTCGGCAAAGACCTGCAGAAGTCCGTATTTACCTACACGGTTCGGACCCAGACGACACTGGAAGAATGCACATACCTTGCGCTCCATATAAATAAGGATGATAGCAAGAATGGCATACATCAGCATAATGCACACGCCAACGACTACACATTCCAGGAAAATGGCTAAGCCTTCAGGCATGAATCCTGTCAGCAGGCCATGTATCCAGCTTGTAACTATACTAAAATCAAACATATCTTTAATATTTTATTTATCTATCAATATCAGGTACTACATAGTCGAGCGTTGCACCGATTGCAATAAGGTCGGCAATCTTGGCGCCGCGTGTGATGGTATCTACTGCCGAAACCAATGGAAGACCGGTTGAACGGTACTTCATACGGAATGGGAATTTGTCTCCGTGGCTTTCAATAAACACGCCAAATTCTCCACGGCTTGCTTCAACGGAAGCAAAGTAACTACCTTCGGGTACACGGATAATAGGTTTCATTTTCACTTGATAGTCTCCCGCTGGGATGTTGTCAATCAGCTGTTCGATGATCTTCATAGATTCAAGAATCTCGTCCATACGAACCATGTAACGCGCAAAGCAGTCGCCTTCAGTGTAAATAATTTCCTTGAAGTCTACCTTGTCGTACATTGCGTAAGGCTTGCGCTTACGGGTATCGCATGCCCATCCTGATGCACGTCCGGTACCTCCGGTACAACCGAATGAGATGGCATCTTCGCGAGAAAGGATACCTACATCTTTCATACGTTGCTGTGCAATGATGTTGCCTGTGAATACATCGTGGTATTCTTTTAGTATAGGGCGAAGATATGCGATGAATTCTTTTACCTTCTTAACGAAGTCGGGGTGGATGTCAGCTTGTACACCTCCGATAGTAGTGTAGTTCTGGATAAGACGACCGCCGGTAGTAGCTTCGAAGATATCGAGAATCTTTTCACGGTCGCGGAATCCGTAGAAGAATGCTGTCAGGGCACCTAAGTCCATAGCGGCACATGAATAGAACAAGAGGTGAGAGTCGATACGTTGAAGCTCGTCCATGATGGTACGAATGTACTGAATACGTTCTGTTACCTCTACGCCCATTGCCTTTTCAACACACATACATACCGCGTGACGGTTCTGGTGTGCTCCAAGGTAGTCAAGACGGTCGGTCAGGGCCAGTGTCTGAGGATAAGTCAGACTTTCGTTCATCTTTTCGATACCGCGGTGGATATATCCGCAATATGGTTCAATCTTTTTAATGGTTTCACCTTCCAGTGAAGTACGGAAACGTAGTACACCGTGTGTAGCCGGGTGCTGAGGACCGATGTTTACTACATACTCTTTTTCGTCGAAAAGAATGTTGGTCTTGTTCACCAGGTTACCCTCTTCGTCCAGAGAAAGCTCTTCGGTGGTATCCTCTGTTACCTCGTTGGTCATACGCAACGGGTTAAGCGAGTCGTCGTAATCCTTGCGAAGCGGATAGCCTACCCAGTCTTCACGAAGGTACAAACGGCGCATGTCCGAGTGGTTGATAAAACGAATGCCGAAGAAGTCGAACACTTCACGTTCGTTGAAATCGGCAGCTTTCCATAAATCGGTTACTGAAGGCAGTTCCGGATTTTCGCGGTTGGCAGTCATTGTTTTCAGTACAATGCTGTGACCGTGTGTTGTAGACTCCAAGTGGTATACCACACCCAGGGTTTCGCCCCAGTCCATACCTGTCAAGCTCAGCAGGAAGTCGAATTGCATGTCCTCGTCATATCTCAGGCGTTCGGCCAGTGTATGAAACGATTCGGCCGGAATGGTGGCAACCAGGTCGCCCTGTTCAGCAAACTGTGCTTCAGGGACAATTTCTAATATTCTGTCTTTTATCTTCATAGCTTATTTTTCTTCTTTCTCTTTGCGGTTTACTCCACCGAAGAATTTTTCGAGTTTCACTTTGCGCTGTAGTTGCATCATACCATAGTAGAATGCTTCAGGGCGTGGAGGACAACCCGGGATGTAAACATCCACCGGCATAATCTGGTCAACACCGTTTACTACGTGGTACGATTTCTTGAACGGACCTCCGGTGCAGGCACAGGCTCCAACGGCAATTACGTATTTCGGATCAGGCATCTGGTCGTAAAGACGCTTCAATACGGGAGCCATTCTGTCGGTGATGGTTCCGCAAACCATGATCATATCTGCCTGACGGGGGCTGGCACGTGCTACCTCAAACCCGAAACGGGCCATGTCATAACGCGCGGCACCGAGTGCCATGAATTCAATACCGCAACAGCTGGTCGCAAAGGTAAGCGGCCAAAGGGAGTTGCTTCGTCCCCAGTTGATGAGGTCGTCCAGTTTGCCAACAAGTACGTTGCCACCCTGTGCGTTGAGCTCCTCAACCATTTTTTCCAAATACTCATTATCTTTGAAGTCTTCATATTGCATAGACTTTATTTTGGGCTTCTTTATTTCCATTCGAGAGCTCCTTTCTTCCAGGCATAAGCCAGGCCTAAAATTAATACACCAAGGAAAAACAGAATACCGATAAGTCCGTTTACACCTAACTTACCCACAATGGTAGCCCAAGGGAAAAGAAATACGGTTTCAACATCAAACATTAAAAACAGGATGGCGAAGAGGTAGTAACCTACTCTGAACTGCATCCAAGACTTACCTCTGGTAGGAATACCACACTCATACGTTTCCCCCTTCTGTGGGTTGAACGAGCGCGGTGAAATCGCTTTGGCGATAAACAACGCCGCAGCAACCAGGGCGATTGCCGTGATCACAGCGACAATTAACATCATAAAATTCATAGTTCAATGTACATTAAAAATGTATAATATAAAAGAATGTTTAACAATAAGATATTTTTAGAGCTGAATTTCAGCTTTTTTAGAGCGCAAAGATACAATTTTATATTCGTGATTTGCAATCCTGACTAAACAAAAAGTTACTTTTTTATTCCGTTTTTATGAAATTGACAGAAAAAAGGAGACTTATGTTTAAGCCTTCCTTTGATGAAACCTGATAGATATTGATTTGTCAGTGAAGAAATGTAAACTACATTTTGGATAGCTTTCTGGCGAGCTGTTAACTATCTCATAATTAAGCGGTGATGAGTTTGGGATTCTTGTCCGGGCTATCATTTGCGCTTTATTCCCTAAAGGAGAGGATACCTCCGAATATCTTTTATTTCCGTCTGAGAGTCTAAATACAGGCTGTTTTATTTGAAACTATTTCCTGGATAATTAACAGACCAATTAATTAGCTCCAAAGGTGAGGTTAACGGATAAAAATGCATATTTTTGTATCCTGGGAGTCCTTGAATGCAATTTTGATACTCTCACATGACCAAATACCCAGGAGTAAGTAAGTATGATACGTTTTTAAGTCTCTAATTCTATCTCCTGTCACTTGGATAAATAGCAGAAATTATGTACAAAACATCCAATTAACACAACTAATAAATTAATTTATCTAACACATGAACAAACTAAATCTATGGCTGAGCGCCTTGTTGCTTTTCTGCAGCTGGACGTACTCTTCAGCCGGTCAGGTTATTTCGATTGCCGATTTCGGGTTGAAGCCCGATAGTAGGGTAAATGCAGTTCCCTATGTACAGAAAGCCCTCGAGGCTTGTCGTAAACAACCCGGAAGCACTCTGCTGTTTCCGAAAGGAAGGTACGACTTCTGGGCGCAGCATTCAACAGAAAGAGATTATTACGAAACAAACACTACAGACAACAATCCCAAGACACTGGCTATTCTGTTGGACAGTCTGAAGGATTTCACCCTCGATGGCAACGGCTCATCCTTTGTTATGCACGGACGTATGCAGCCGCTTACCCTGGACCACTGCTCGGACATCCGACTGAAAGGTTTTAATATAGATTGGGATATTCCGCTTACAGCTCAGGCAAAGGTGCTAAAGTCGACTCCCGATTATTTCGAAATTCAGATTGATACCCACGAATCACCATATATTATAGAGGATAACCGATTGGTATTCATCGGTGAAGGATGGAAAAGCGAGATGTGGGGCATTATGGAATTTACACCCGATACTCATCTGGTGGCACCCTATACAGGCGACCGCTTGGGATGGCGCAGATATCACGCCGAAGAGGTTTCTCCGGGCATTGTGCGTTTGAGCGACCCTAAAGTGGCGAAGGTATATCCCAAAGTGGGCAACTGGCTGGTGTTACGTACCAATGAACGCGACCATGCCGGAATCTTCCTTTTTCATAGCAATAATGTAAGCATGGAAGAGATTGACCTGTACCACTGCTGTGGACTGGGTGTGCTGTCGCAATACACCCGTGATATTACAATGATCAAGGTACGGGTGGTTCCAAATGCGGCAAAAAACCGTTACCTAAGCGGTCACGACGACGGTTTCCATTTCATGGGTTGCAGCGGTACCATCCGCATTGACCAGTGCGCGTGGGGCGGACTGATGGATGACCCTATCAATATTCACGGTACTTGTGTACGCATTGTGGAGATTCTGTCGCCAACCCGTATCAAGTGTCGCTTTATGCACGAACAAAGCGTAGGTATGGAGTGGGGACGACCCGGAGAGAAGGTGGGATTCATTGAAAACCAAAGCATGCGTACAGTTGGAACCGGTATTATGACCTCTTTCAATCCGCTGAGCAAAACCGATTTCATTGTGGAACTGCAGGCTCCGCTGCCAGTAGGAATTGCTGCCGGTGCAGCCCTCGAAAATCTGACATGTACCCCCGATGTGGAGATTCGTAACAGCTTCTTCGGCAGCTGCCGAGCTCGTGGATTGCTGGTTTCAACTCCGGGTAAGGTGGTGATTGAAAACAATACCTTCGAATCGAGCGGTTCGGCCATCCTGATTGCGGGCGATGCCAACCAGTGGTACGAATCGGGTGCGGTGAAAGATGTGCTGATTCGTAACAACATCTTCCGCTATCCCTGCATGTCGTCCATGTACCAGTTCTGCGAAGCGGTTATCAGCATCTATCCTGAAATA
The Bacteroides sedimenti genome window above contains:
- a CDS encoding NADH-quinone oxidoreductase subunit D, encoding MKIKDRILEIVPEAQFAEQGDLVATIPAESFHTLAERLRYDEDMQFDFLLSLTGMDWGETLGVVYHLESTTHGHSIVLKTMTANRENPELPSVTDLWKAADFNEREVFDFFGIRFINHSDMRRLYLREDWVGYPLRKDYDDSLNPLRMTNEVTEDTTEELSLDEEGNLVNKTNILFDEKEYVVNIGPQHPATHGVLRFRTSLEGETIKKIEPYCGYIHRGIEKMNESLTYPQTLALTDRLDYLGAHQNRHAVCMCVEKAMGVEVTERIQYIRTIMDELQRIDSHLLFYSCAAMDLGALTAFFYGFRDREKILDIFEATTGGRLIQNYTTIGGVQADIHPDFVKKVKEFIAYLRPILKEYHDVFTGNIIAQQRMKDVGILSREDAISFGCTGGTGRASGWACDTRKRKPYAMYDKVDFKEIIYTEGDCFARYMVRMDEILESMKIIEQLIDNIPAGDYQVKMKPIIRVPEGSYFASVEASRGEFGVFIESHGDKFPFRMKYRSTGLPLVSAVDTITRGAKIADLIAIGATLDYVVPDIDR
- a CDS encoding NADH-quinone oxidoreductase subunit B, whose translation is MEIKKPKIKSMQYEDFKDNEYLEKMVEELNAQGGNVLVGKLDDLINWGRSNSLWPLTFATSCCGIEFMALGAARYDMARFGFEVARASPRQADMIMVCGTITDRMAPVLKRLYDQMPDPKYVIAVGACACTGGPFKKSYHVVNGVDQIMPVDVYIPGCPPRPEAFYYGMMQLQRKVKLEKFFGGVNRKEKEEK
- a CDS encoding NADH-quinone oxidoreductase subunit A, with amino-acid sequence MNFMMLIVAVITAIALVAAALFIAKAISPRSFNPQKGETYECGIPTRGKSWMQFRVGYYLFAILFLMFDVETVFLFPWATIVGKLGVNGLIGILFFLGVLILGLAYAWKKGALEWK
- a CDS encoding right-handed parallel beta-helix repeat-containing protein; the encoded protein is MNKLNLWLSALLLFCSWTYSSAGQVISIADFGLKPDSRVNAVPYVQKALEACRKQPGSTLLFPKGRYDFWAQHSTERDYYETNTTDNNPKTLAILLDSLKDFTLDGNGSSFVMHGRMQPLTLDHCSDIRLKGFNIDWDIPLTAQAKVLKSTPDYFEIQIDTHESPYIIEDNRLVFIGEGWKSEMWGIMEFTPDTHLVAPYTGDRLGWRRYHAEEVSPGIVRLSDPKVAKVYPKVGNWLVLRTNERDHAGIFLFHSNNVSMEEIDLYHCCGLGVLSQYTRDITMIKVRVVPNAAKNRYLSGHDDGFHFMGCSGTIRIDQCAWGGLMDDPINIHGTCVRIVEILSPTRIKCRFMHEQSVGMEWGRPGEKVGFIENQSMRTVGTGIMTSFNPLSKTDFIVELQAPLPVGIAAGAALENLTCTPDVEIRNSFFGSCRARGLLVSTPGKVVIENNTFESSGSAILIAGDANQWYESGAVKDVLIRNNIFRYPCMSSMYQFCEAVISIYPEIPKPDPKYPFHRNIRIENNTFNLFDYPILYAKSVDGLSFTDNKLVRNTTYQPFHYRKDGITLDACKNVLISGNKAEGDVLGKTIRLENMKPGEVKLRKDSFFKLKK